The Etheostoma spectabile isolate EspeVRDwgs_2016 unplaced genomic scaffold, UIUC_Espe_1.0 scaffold00018528, whole genome shotgun sequence genome includes a window with the following:
- the LOC116680976 gene encoding uncharacterized protein LOC116680976, whose translation MGHKVHLDQNEKLAMFGVTHVLAIDGFSKKVVGHSTMPIKNNLAIYEDVFRPAVLTYGMWDQVRVDHGKEFYLTLFMQELLSSHRHNQERRPYLQTSSTRNHVVERVWPEVNNRVNYPLKTALLQLVDQEELDMEDNLVRYCVSSLTGQLCQISLTRMVESWNAHRIPGKGIPDNLAASGCPKKIPQELLPHSVEAADLYKEQLGSSLTTHSTFGVDPFLTEQDKLAVENQFAEKYPDISNLFSRAVNMILLHTKRRCSIS comes from the exons ATGGGTCACAAGGTTCATTTGgaccaaaatgaaaaacttgCTATGTTTGGGGTCACCCATGTTTTAGCCATCGATGGCTTCAGCAAAAAGGTCGTTGGTCATTCTACAATGCCTATAAAAAACAACCTTGCCATTTATGAAGATGTTTTCAG GCCTGCTGTACTTACCTATGGGATGTGGGACCAGGTGCGAGTAGATCATGGAAAGGAGTTTTATTTGACCCTCTTCATGCAGGAGCTGCTGTCTTCTCATCGCCACAATCAGGAGAGAAGACCTTATTTACAGACTTCATCCACAAGG AACCATGTAGTTGAACGAGTCTGGCCTGAGGTGAACAATCGTGTCAATTATCCCCTGAAGACAGCCCTTCTGCAGTTGGTGGATCAAGAGGAACTAGACATGGAAGACAACCTTGTGAGATACTGTGTGTCCAGCCTGACTGGCCAGTTGTGCCAGATTAGTCTTACAAGAATGGTTGAGTCATGGAATGCTCACAGAATTCCAG gTAAAGGTATACCGGATAATTTGGCTGCCAGTGGGTGTCCAAAAAAAATACCACAGGAGCTGTTGCCTCATTCAGTTGAAGCAGCAGACCTCTACAAAGAACAGCTGGGATCTTCACTGACaacccattctacttttggagttGATCCATTTTTAACTGAACAGGACAAACTTGCAGTCGAGAATCAGTTTGCAGAGAAATATCCAGACATTTCAAACTTGTTCTCTAGAGCAGTTAACATGATTTTGCTCCATACAAAGAGGCGTTGCTCTATCTCGTAA
- the LOC116680977 gene encoding uncharacterized protein LOC116680977, with product MESFILFRGSKRVTVKENDMTTEKIARIFQVHGPSLYITDDSNIALFPGPDGHFSTLDLTVRGHYEVHGGSSVEDSAPGVSSVPVTHNPTRFSFHRPPSAATGSAARASANPRATLTKTFQRTIFIAELVDGKLETSTTLTVRFSEFEASVMCIQNKVNDALEQEDSRILTDGQGNKILDSEGTRGSSFWKQNARKVFAVQEEHFLQLQASKKRRLSYLIWKMHIIMVAYFCSRREDTGLDGVFDRIEEVVLAAQGLQEVSTTMKELVEFAIPPQNKTVPD from the exons ATGGAGAGTTTCATCTTGTTCAGAGGAAGTAAACGGGTGACTGTCAAGGAAAACGACATGACTACAGAAAAAATCGCCAGGATCTTCCAG GTACATGGCCCCAGTCTCTATATTACTGATGACAGTAATATAGCTCTATTTCCTGGGCCTGATGGCCATTTTAGCACTTTAGACCTTACAGTAAGGGGGCATTACGAGGTGCACGGCGGGAGCAGCGTGGAGGACTCAGCTCCCGGCGTCAGCAGTGTGCCAGTAACACACAACCCTACCCGCTTTTCTTTCCACCGCCCACCCAGCGCTGCCACAGGTTCTGCTGCACGGGCTTCAGCAAATCCACGAGCTACTCTGACAAAAACATTCCAAAG GACCATCTTCATCGCTGAGCTTGTTGATGGCAAGTTGGAGACTAGCACAACACTGACTGTGCGTTTCTCGGAATTTGAGGCTTCTGTTATGTGCATCCAAAACAAAGTCAATGACGCCCTTGAACAAGAGGATTCACGCATCCTCACTGACGGCCAGGGAAACAAAATCTTGGACTCGGAAGGAACCAGAG GATCATCATTTTGGAAGCAAAATGCAAGGAAAGTATTTGCTGTGCAGGAAGAACACTTCTTGCAGTTACAAGCTAGTAAAAAGAGGAGACTGAGTTACTTGATTTGGAAAATGCACATTATTATGGTTGCATATTT TTGCAGTCGACGAGAAGATACAGGCCTCGATGGCGTTTTTGACAGAATTGAAGAGGTGGTCCTGGCAGCCCAGGGACTGCAAGAAGTGTCCACTACAATGAAGGAGCTGGTGGAGTTTGCAATTCCACCGCAGAACAAAACTGTCCCTGACTGA